The Cyanobacteriota bacterium genomic interval GGTGGGCGTTGGATTGCTCATCCCCTGCGGGGTAATGATGCCTTTCGTCTAGAGATGATTCCTGCCGATGGTGAGGGAAGTTATGCTAGCTGCTCCAATAGGTTGCGAGTTAGGCTCTTAGATGACTTGGAAAAACTCCACAACACGGTGGTGCTGGCAGGTTGCACACCAGCTCTGTCCCTTTGGGCACGGGCCGCAGAGCGCTGGCACCCGGATTTGCGCGTCCATTGGACCTTTGATAACAGCATGAGTGCGCTGCATCGGCTCTGTCGGGGAGAGGTGCATATAGCTGGAATGCATCTCTATGACCCCATCACGCAGGAACATAACCTACCCTTTGTGCAGGCTGCCCTACAGGATACACCAGCCGTGTTAATTAATCTGGGCATCTGGGAAGAGGGACTCTTAACTCCACTTGGTAATCCCCTAAATCTGCAAACCATAGACGATTTGACTCGACCTGATGTGACGATCGTCAACCGGGAAGAGGGAGCAGGCAGTCGGCAACTTCTAGAGCGATCGCTGCAAGAAGCAGGCATTGATCATCAATTGGTCAAGGGGTTTGAGCAGGTTGTGTATAGCCACCTAGAAGTCGCCAATGCGATCGTCCTGGGTAAGGCATC includes:
- a CDS encoding substrate-binding domain-containing protein, with product GGRWIAHPLRGNDAFRLEMIPADGEGSYASCSNRLRVRLLDDLEKLHNTVVLAGCTPALSLWARAAERWHPDLRVHWTFDNSMSALHRLCRGEVHIAGMHLYDPITQEHNLPFVQAALQDTPAVLINLGIWEEGLLTPLGNPLNLQTIDDLTRPDVTIVNREEGAGSRQLLERSLQEAGIDHQLVKGFEQVVYSHLEVANAIVLGKASAGVSTASVANAFGLGFIPLHRSRYDLVVLKSHLESPPVQQLLSTLGHRRVLSQLQALGGHDTSQTGEVVATINPA